The Hemibagrus wyckioides isolate EC202008001 linkage group LG13, SWU_Hwy_1.0, whole genome shotgun sequence DNA window TGGcaggttttgttcatttttctaaAGACAGCTCATTGTTAGCGTTAATCGTTTTGGTCGTATTCATTGATGCATATCATATAGCGACCATTCAATGAATGCTTTAACACCGTGAAAATTATGCTCAGCAAGCTACTGTAGCTAACATGTTATAGtctcaaaagaaaaaagagaaaaaagatatATGTGTGAATGAACCTGGCGTCATCCATGACTGATGGTTCGATCCGAATTCAGAATGATCTTACTTCCCTACTTTAATTCTGAAGCGGTAATTATGAATATGTCATTTTCACATGCTTTGAAGCTTCTCCTGGTGCTTCTGTTCATACTTGTGGGTCATTTCCTTAAGCTTGGAGTCAACTATGGAGTCTTCTTTGTCTCATTCTGGCTCTCCACAGACCAACTACATTACAAATTCCAAGGCGTACCCGAAAATATATCCTTATTCCCCCATATAATGCATTTAACTACTGAGAAATACTAGGAAAAGGAATACCGTGGAACTCAAAAACCATGTGGGCGATTCAGCTCTaagacagaaacaaaagaaGTAAAGAAAACACATCTTAACACTTGAGTGATGTTCGGGTAAAATTGACCCGctttatatttttacaaaacattttttgcatTAGTTATAAATCATCCAGACTTGCAGATGCATTTTTTGACAGCTTTAATTCACAGCCAGTGACTGCAGTAATCTTTTgtgtttcatgtttctaatGTTCTACTACTTCACGTCCTCCGTGGCACAGACAAAGCTGTCCTGTTGCTAGCATGTTCTCTCCATCACAGTTCTTTTGCATCGACCTCCATTCTCCATTCTCTGCTCCGAATTTCTTGAATGCTATTAAATTCTATTATAAAGGTATTATCTTTGTGGGTTTGTTCTAGGAACAAAATTAGCCatgcttttaaaaatatgtacTACTGCAGTGCATTGACCATTTTAGTGCCAAAAGCAGTCATTGAACAAAATTGAACAAAAAACAGTGCATGCAGTTTATCTGATATACTGAGGCAAGCTCTTTTAAGGCTggggaaatgaaaataaatgagtaaatacAGTAAACCAACAATTCACTGAAACTTATAAACGTATAAACAAGGCATTCTGTACAGTGAAATATAAAGAGGGAAACCAAACGATTTACTATCCTTCATCTTTTTGTCATATTTCTTCATGATCAAGGTCAACACCTCCATTTTCCGAACCTATAGTGAAATATACACCAGAAATGACTTTTAATCTTTAACTATATCAGAGTCTAGACATCAACGCAAAGGTTTTCAGATGTTTTATCCTGCAACTTTGTTactctacaccgatcaggcataactttatgtctaatattgtgttggtcccacttttgctgccaaaacagccctgacctgttgaggcatggactccactatagatccctgaaggtgcgctgtggtatttggcacgaagatgttagcagcagatcctttaagtcctgtaagtcgcAAGGTGGGGCTTAAAGgacacttacaggacttaaagggtcattttgatagatactgaccactgtagaccaggaacacccaacaagagctgcagttttggagatgctctgatccaggaGGATTATCTTTCCATATAAACTCAAGGACACACAGACCCTGCAGTAGACAAATGCACTGACATTCTGTTTGTGGCCATTAAGGTTCACTACTTTTCCCGGTATAGTGTATAGGAAATTACTTTTTAATAAACAGGCAGATAGGAGGGTAATAAAACTGACGTCATGGCATGCTCATGAAGGCTAGTCAGTGCAGCCGTGTATGGCAAAACCTTTGGCAGTGTGGAATTCAAaaatgtttgagagagagagagagagagagagagaagctttttattgtcatttcaaccacatacagctgacgcagtacatagtgaaatgaaacaacacttctccaggaccctggtgctacataaacatacaacatatagttggacacaaaaaacaacaacacaaagctaggtTGTGAAGTTGAGTTTCCACCCAGGATGAAGAGGTCATTTAGGTGCAGTGACATGTTCAGTTCGGCCCTTCAGAGAACTGCATGTGCAGCTTCAGACAAATGCAAACTAAAAAAAGATGACACATTCATACAGTCAGATATCTGGCAAAGGTAAATTAACACTTTAGTATGAGCATTATGCTATGATCGTTATGGAATAAGCACGCTGAGTACCGGTTATACATGgtcactatacaaataaaactgaattgaattgagttgaattCATATGAAGAAAACGTCCTAAACTGGCACTGCATTCTCAGCTGTTTCACAAGTCATGTGTCTACATCTGCTGTAACTCACCGCATTTAACCAGCTAAAATAATACTCTGAGCCTAAGTCTTCTTCTCTCCCTGTTTGGTCATTTCATCTACAAAAGCCATTTCATCAATAAACCATTACTAAAATGCTCTTGAAAATGAATTTCCCTGCACAATACTGTCCCAGATCTTTTTCAGTCCTGCAGTAACTGATGTCAATCCTTCACAATGCCTTAGGCAATAACCATATAATGGTTAAGCTTAAAAAGTCGTTTTAAggatataataaaaatgatttgctTGTGAttagtccctgcctgcactttacacataatctacattgtctttaaaaatcacatgatcacaagcatacttaatatctttctctctctctctctgtctttctctgtcgagctatacttcccactcctgagctcccagtgttctgagtttccagtgtgaccacttcctGGTTGGAGTCTGGTCTCGTCACTTGGTGGtactcactgctgctgtggatggacctgtgtggacagcctgtgaccaggagacagccgtggacagagacacttggaGACTTTTACACCGTCAcggatctgccattacatctgtcagcttgtgacagcaaggaattagtgtctatcaTGAACTCaggaactacactgacctaatagttcctcataagcccttggttgctgttgtagaaaggacattatttacttacgtttacattatttactgtccactggcacccaaatgaggatgaggttcccttctgagcctggttcctctcaaggtttcttcctcatatcatctcagggagtttttccttgccaacgTCGTgcaggtttgctcattaggaatgAAAAACTAACTTCAATTtgaactttataatttttttccttccttctcgtttctatacttctgtaaagctgctttgagacgatgtccattgttaaaagcgctatacaaataaattgaatggaACTGAATTGAAATCATTTTGTTTTGCTTAAAGAACTGACAGGTTCAGAGAAGACGCAACATTATTGAAGTCATGGCAATGTCCAGGCATATTCCAGTGCCCGCTCACAGTGCATTTAAATGACCTGTGTCTGAGGTTTGACACACTTGGTCACTTGAAAATATATTTCCATGATCTCTCCAAACTGTTCTCATAGCTGAGCTTTTGCGTCTGCAGCTTCCTTTCCGAGACGTCTCAGAAGAATCAGGTGAGCCCTCCATTAGCACTGAACAGAAAGCAGCTCAACCCCTCACcccttttcattttctttaccCTTTTTAATGAATGGGGcatttagcttttattttaacCCACACATAGATGCAATTAAACTGGTTCTGTGTGAGATGTCTGCATTCAGATCTATTCATTAAAAGTGGTCTGAATGAGAGCATTAAGCTCCTGGTGAAATTAAGCCCTGAGGTTCATTCAAGTACAAGGGCCACTCCACCGCAACACAACGTAACGCTCATGTATAGAAATACACACGCATTAAGCACATCTGATTTTTAACAAACACAGGTTCTGTAAatacttttaataaaatatactttTGAACAGACCTTCCTTCCTGTTCCTGTAAGGATTATGTACCTTAATCCTTTCATGATCCCTTTACCATGTTGTGAATATGTAGTATTGATTTTCTTAAGGCTATAATAAGATCGGTTGCTACTTTTTAGGtctttgttattttgctttgcTACCAAAATGAAGTCTACtttaccatgtgtgtgtgacgaAGTACACCAACAATTGTGGACGCATATATTTTGGACTTTGCTTCAATactaggatttttatttttttatttttacatatttttatctATGATCATTTTAATCCAAGGCTTAAAAGGTATGGAATGGATTTGCCAATTATCCTGTAAGTTTttcattttatagttttatgCATACTTACTCAACGTACAAATTCAATGACTTTGCTACTTTAATGGCTTGCAGGTCTTAACCAGTCACTAAAAATATGTTGCAGTCAATTATCAGGTCCAGAGTGTGCTCTGATATATGATCTACAGGTATATTTTGATCTCACACAATGCATTTACTCACTGGTTCCATACAGTTGGATGGGTAACCATGAGGACCtttggatttggattttttCATCTCATTTAATCTAACAAATACTTAATACTCCATAGTGAACATTTATTCAATGCACTTCATATTAATGCCCTTAgttttggaatgggatgttcatcAAGGTGATGATAAAGGTCacatgtccacatacttttggccatatagtgtaactCATATTGGAGCTGTGGAAGAAACCAATGCTGGACCTggacaaaatctttttttagtGCATCATATATCCATGAACTAAATCCATGAGCCATGTAACTATATGAACTAAAACCCCatgatttaatttttaatattagttCATATTAGTGCATACAACATGTACTGCTGTTTTTATATCAAAATGCAATTTTCTCCTCTGACCATTAACATGTTATCCACCATTTGCATTGCAGACTTAGAGTGCAGAGTTATAGACTTCCAAATTAAATTCCTATTCCAAATAAAGTAAGAGAACTCGCTAACTCCATAATGCAACAttaatctattattattttccaccatcaacattattatttaatttgtttgcCCCTATTTACTCCTCAGAAATATTAGCCTCTTAAAACCTGATTAAATGCTTAATGGAATACAAatatatgtttctgtgtgtgtgtgtgtgtgtgtgtgtgtgtgtgtgtgtgtgtgtgtgaaatcactTTGCTGtgcttctctctgtgtttaatgAGGTTTTATGCACATGTCTGTTCTTTATGAGGTCTCAGAGAAagagatgttactgtgacaCACTGGGACAGGACCTCAGCTCCTTGCTTGTGTCGGTCCTCAGTGCTGTTACTGAGGATGATTATCAAAaacttaaataatataatagtagaAAAAATCAAGCAGGGATTACCCAGATTTTAAGGTCAACACAGTCAGATGTTCCAATCCTTTTGTGGACATCCACAATATAAAATTAGGGTAAAAACgtgaagaaacaaacaaattaacaaacaaaaaccaaatTTGTTCTTTGCAGaaaattttacagaaaatatatataatatataatacatatattatagtagtatatatatataatataaatatatataatatataatacatataatatagtTATTACGATATTTTATATTacgatattatatatatatatatatatatatatatatatatatatatatatatatatatatatatatatatatataaaatatcgtAATATcgctatattattatatatttgtttgccaaatattcaaatattgtatggatttatttttgctctagATTAACAAGGGCCAGTGGGCGTGGCTTGTCGGTTTCTAGGCAACAGAGTTACAGTCGTTAGTTTCCGGAAGTGTTTACCTAGAGGCTACATATCCGCGGATGAACTACAACAAATTAAACTATTTATCTGATTGTACgctatatttatatgttttatcGCCacgagaaaaaaaacaaagaaaaatgaccTAAATTGTGAAGCAGGAGTGTATAGGTAACGTAACCTTGCTTTTTAAGTTTTGCAATTTAATATAATAGCAGGCCGAATTGCGCGCGCTAAACTTTGTTACTTACTTTGTTACTTACTTACTAAAGATATCCGTAATCATAACAACAGTAAATAATATCagaaaatgtatgtatatatatattttttctttaaagaaataGGTGATGGAGAGCTATGAGGAGTTCTGTTTGAAGAGCCTAGCTCACGTGCACGCGGAGAGTGGGTGCAGCGCGCGACACGGCCACGCGGAGGCGCGATCCGCCATCCGATTCCACGGCAGGCACGCGCTTCTGCCCAGGGTAAAacaagccgtgtgtgtgtgtttatttactggCACAGGAAACAcgtcagcatttatttatttatttaaatatatttttaattttaatttttaatcatattttaaCGAATTAACAAAATGCATGACTTATGTAATGACttgaataaacacattttgaATATCTCATTACAGTGTGTACTAAAATGGCTGGGAAACATGTCTATTtttactaaaacacacacacacacacacatacacacacacacggacacctgacacattcagacacctttttatcagaaccagcattaacttcttcagcaatctgagcaacagtctgttggatcggatcacacgggccagccttcactccccacgtgaatcagtgagccttggccacccatgaccctgtctccggttcaccactgttccttccttggaccacttttgatagatactgaccactgcagaccgggaacaccccacaagagctgcagttttggagatgctctgatccagtcgtctagccatcacaatttggcccttcatcaaactcgctcaaaccattactcttgtccatttttcctgcttctaacacatcaactttgaggacaaaatgttcacttgctgcttaatatatcccacccactaacaggtgccatgatgaggatataatcagtgttattcacttcacctctcagtgctcataatgttgggcctgatcggtgtacaaaGATCACTTAGATCTTACATTTTGCTGTCGTTTAATCCCTACTTGTACTTTCCTGGTGTGCATAGTGTACACAAACATGCAAAGATTTAGCAAACTGTAAAAATGCAACATACGTAATTATTGTGATATAAAGTTACCCTAAAATACTGGCAATTCTAATATGTTTAATTACAGCAGTGAGTAATTcactctgtctgtgtgctatgtgtgtgtgtgtgtggtgtgtgtgtgtgtgtgttgtgtgtgtagctcagTGAACAGCAGCGTGTCGAGATGGctgaacagagacagacagcagtgcagagagagtgtgagagacacacagtgagacTCAGGTCTCTGCTCGATCGAGTGCAGGATGTCATCAAACACGTACAGGTCATCTCAACACCTATTACTGCAAACACACTAAACTCTACTAAACTTTGTAATGTCAACTTTTTCTAAGCTATGTGgcctaaaaatgtttatattgcaTGTAAAGAATACAGGAGACTATACTTTCTATGCTTCTATGCTTTGGGTAAGTTTATTATGCTCAGTGTTACTCAGGCTGTACTAATTAGGATGCACTAATTGGTGTATGCATGTAAGTAACAGATGTGGAATAATCAATCCATTTAGTGATCCATGTGGAGAGATGTTTACATTTCCTGTCCTTAACATACCACACAACATTCTGGTGTGGTCAAAAAAATGCTTTCACACGAACAGTCCACTAAGCAAGTGCCAGGATCATTTCCTGTGCTGGTTTGTAACACAGAACTAAAACAAACAATGTTTAAGTTTATGTAGAAAACTATTACTTTGGTAAAGCAACACACTGAAATGCTAAATTAAGTAAAGAAGTATATTTCTTGATCTAATCTTATGGTATGTCTGATGGTTAACAGTCTTGACTCTTCTAATTAACAATGTTTGTCACAAAAATTTCCAGCAAATTCCTGCTCCTGCATTATGACTAGCTTGTATTTTGTTCACAAACTACAAGAACCTTTGAGAAACAGAAGCTTTCTGTATTCTGACAGATCACATTAGTAGAGTATCTGGGATTTGGGTTGAAACTTTCCTTGCTCTTCTTCACTGTCCCCCATGGAAGGTGTATACTGCCACCTACTGCAttataatgaatattttcttCTCTTTGCAGTTGCAAAAGGTGCAGGGTGATGAGCAGGGTGATGAGCAGGGTAATGAGCAGGGTGTTAACCAGACTGTAGAAGCCCCTTGGTCCAAAAGAACACAACTAGAGGAGCAGCAACACAGCAGCCACTTCTTAAACCGTACTGCACTGCGGAAAAAGACACTACTGCTCCTGAACAGCCAGATGGAGAGAatgaggaaaggaggagaggaaaaaggagaggaagagaTTCAGCCAAGCTGTATTGGAGAGATTGGAATAGGAAATGAGGATTTGGGATATGCAGAGATGAAAAGTGgcaagaaaaaggaaaaggaagagcCTGACTTTGATGGGGATTGTAGCACTGATGCTGATTCAAGATCACCTGACCTATCGCTGACTGGATTTTCTATTTGTTCCAGTATAATGGACTCTTATATTCCGTTACCGAGTCCACCCAAACCCCATTCATGCCAAATGCCCATCTCTGTTTCTGTTAACAAGTCAGACGTCCATCCTCATCATTTTAATGAAACTTTTAAAAACTCCAAGAGAGGAGCAACAATTTCAACAGAACAGTCAAGTTTATCAGCGTCTTCTGCTGTGGACTGGAACTGCCGCTGCTCAGACCTATCCAAGACTAGCTGTAATTTAATCATCTCTTCCACTCCCAGAAGCTTAACATCCCAGAGACCAATCAGCATGCTAAACACAACCCAACCAGGTCTCCTTAAGATAAAGAAAACCCAGGGTAATCACTCCGCCACCCATAAGCGCTTCCCTTTAGCTCCACTCAACCAGTCCTACGATGTGGAGAGTCCGTCCCCGACACTGGATCATCTCAGGCCACAGATCAGATCAGCCTCTGAGGCCTCAACCTTCATCAGACACAGTCTGGAGCTGGGAAGACTTCCAAAGCACAGAATGAAACAGGAGGATGTGGCTGCAGCAGATATCCTCCAGAATGAAGCAGTAGGTAAGTACACAAAGAAGAGTCATTTTAAGTCATCGTACTTGCATTAACTAGAAACCTATCCATTGACTAAATCTGTCACCACTGCTACAATAAAATTTCACACAGCAGTGAAATTAGTCATTTTCATTGTGAACACTAATATAAGTGTAGGTTCTTTTGTACAGTTAATTATGTGAGTGGGAAACATTTCTGTAACCTGTGTTATCTTCTCTTGTAGGTAATATCCAGCTAGAAGAAACATCATGTGAGCGTGTGAAAGAACAACACACTCTCCAACTCTCTGACATTCCCAAAACACAGGAACAGGAAACACGACAGGTCCCATCCATCACACAACCTTGGATATCAatacacagcataaacactctaaaa harbors:
- the LOC131363587 gene encoding uncharacterized protein LOC131363587, coding for MESYEEFCLKSLAHVHAESGCSARHGHAEARSAIRFHGRHALLPRLSEQQRVEMAEQRQTAVQRECERHTVRLRSLLDRVQDVIKHVQLQKVQGDEQGDEQGNEQGVNQTVEAPWSKRTQLEEQQHSSHFLNRTALRKKTLLLLNSQMERMRKGGEEKGEEEIQPSCIGEIGIGNEDLGYAEMKSGKKKEKEEPDFDGDCSTDADSRSPDLSLTGFSICSSIMDSYIPLPSPPKPHSCQMPISVSVNKSDVHPHHFNETFKNSKRGATISTEQSSLSASSAVDWNCRCSDLSKTSCNLIISSTPRSLTSQRPISMLNTTQPGLLKIKKTQGNHSATHKRFPLAPLNQSYDVESPSPTLDHLRPQIRSASEASTFIRHSLELGRLPKHRMKQEDVAAADILQNEAVGNIQLEETSCERVKEQHTLQLSDIPKTQEQETRQFQEQQKAACCLTAAARGFLTRQLLRTEKMKQLNKTIQDSREVIRFFQTDTHQRRASFFMQDLKLQHRVRAQVHAAVCEIHEIFFVWPVRDRIALLQQDRKLHSERRVKKKEKAKREQNTPRQSSCTQNALCRMRQRVLQPAQSQNTPIISRTLKPAKAMRKTTAFRAPQPPS